The region CACATCTATGTAACCTCATTGTTTCAGTTATATTTATCTACTTTCTGCTAGAATAGTTAAAAAAAGACCGCACTCACTGCAATCTAGTTTAATGTTGCTTATTTTTGCGCTAACTCCTAAACATTTCtcctttaaaggttgaatatgagcattttaaacatttgaaatgtctatcccaacatttttaataataaaaagtataatttaAGTGAATTGTTATAGCCTAAATTATATTCATGTTGGAACATAGGTATGTATTGTACTATCGCATCAGGTTATGTTGGTAATTACATAAGCACAATGGCTATTAGACAATAAGTACCGTGTATGGGTAAATAGGAGTATAAAAGAGAAGTCGCTCTTCCCCACAAAATTCCACAAGACAATGTGTTCATAGCTTGAGTATGAGGTTTGCTTCAAAATATTAGGGCAGACAACCTGACATGAAAACTTACACCTCAGATGacattaaagaaataaaaaattatgGGATTCTAATTTTGTGGTAGAATATCCTGTCCCTTGTTCAAGTGCATTAATTTCCCAAGGTTTATGTTAGTATTAACATAAATGTATAacacccagtctgttaagtctATGATCATGCTCAATGAGAACTGCAATAGATATATTCAAAACCACAAACAAGATACATTTAAGAATAAGGTAGAATACTTGAAAAACAAAGCTGTGAAGAAATCATTCTCCATAATGACATCACTTTTCCTTGAATAAATTCCTGCACCAGTCTATAAGTCTTTGTTTAttgaaattaatatttaaaaaaaaaaactacagagaGACTTAGATGTTGAATCACATTTAACATCTGTAAATCACCAAATCATTTATATACAACATGTTATGTGTTGACTGTACAAATACTAATGCATTTGTATACAGAAGGTATTTGAATGCCATCTATCAGTCTTGGGACAGAGGGAAAACAGGAGGGCAAGGACcaaagaaatgaaataaaaaaaaaataaaaacaatacaattaaCAGACACAAATTCCTCTACTTTACATATTTCTCCATGAATTTCTTATGAAACTCAGAGCGCAGTGTGTCATTGATAAAGCGTTTCTCCTTCCGTGCTTCGTCCACTCCTTTGGCGCAATTCttgaacacaacatcatcatCCCACCTAGAAAGATATTAACAAATTGATTGTTGATAGTCAAAAGTGAAGAAAGCATTTTGCTTCAAATACAACACTCAAATACAACACTCATGCTGTGCATAAATTTGTGCGTTTGTGAGATACCTTCTCTTGACTCTGAAGGTACTCTGACTCTGGgtcatctgctgctgctgttgttgctgttgctgctgcccTGCCAAATTGATCAATGGATTGCCACTCAAGATATTCTCCATGCgaatcctctcctcctctgccttTTGCTCCCGCTCCTAagatggaaaaaacaaacaaaattaagTAACATTTGCCTGCTCTCAAATGTAACCGTGTCTTAATTTGCCAATTGTGCTGTCAGCCCCGTTCAAACACATCAGTCTGAAATGATACTTTACTTTGCGTTCTTGCTCTTCAGCCCTCTCCTTCTTGATCTTCTCGAGTTCTGCCAGAAGAGCTGCAGTGTCGTCGTCATCACTGTCCTCCTCAGAGTCCTCGTCCTCATCATCCTATAAAACAACCAAGCATCATTGGTGAGGGAGCTTAATGAGTGCTAATCACCACCACGTGTCCGCTAACAAGCAAGCACTTACATCAGTGAGAGGGTCGTCAGCATCAAGGTTGGCCGCTGGGATCTGATCCAGTCTGGGCCTCtttgaagatgatgatgacgatgatgatgatgtggtaTGCTCTGGAAAATTAGGGTCAATGCagtaatttgaatatttttactCATTGGTATACACTTTAGATAACATAAGGGacttggtccactaaaagtttaATATCTGCAGAAAGACCAACCTCTTGGTCCCCTTTCTCTGGTCTTATCACGTGCAGCTACACGCTCCCTCTCTTCCAGCTCCCTGCGGAAGTCACGGGCACGCACCTCCTCTGGGGCATCCTGGGTAGGTTGCCTGATGGCGGGAGAACATTTGgtgaagaaaatatttttttagctTGCAGCATATATCTACCTTCAGAGTGAGCAGGTGTAGTTGGAATGATTCAGTATCGTACCAGATGTAAATCCCTGCCTGTCTAACCAGCCAGCAGTGCCCTCAGCAACACACTGATTACAACCCATATGTATTCACATTTGATATACTGACCTGTACTTGATCTTGGTGTGACCCGGAAGATCTCGACTGGAATACTGCTTGGACAGGGCACTCAAATCACCTCCACCTTCTCCTTTacctctccctcctctcgcCGGCTCAAATGTCGGTCTTGCAGCTGTAGTCATCTTTGATAGGTCTGCTGTAGGAACACATGAAAGGAGGACAAACATGAACTGAAATCCAAGTCAAGTTGTTCAGTACAGTGCACACCAAGAACTGAGAGTAATTACAGAgtgggaaaaacaaaaacaggcagCTCTTGACACAAATATAATGTAGACTTGTCAATAATGAGGCAGCAGACCCCCTCATTTCAATCTAACAACATATTACCATACGTACGGAAACTGTCAACTACCTACAAATCACCCATCCACAAATTGTGTACAGGGGAAGTGTAAAATCCCTTATAAATTACAGATGATATGTTTGTGTGGTAATGTAGCTCGTTGTGTAGAGCATCGACTTTTATGATTCTATTATTACAGTTGAGAGACACTGAGATAATAAGTTATGCTACTGAAATGACCAATTTCCCAACTGAGGCATGAATTACAACTAACGTTAACGTGTCCATTCGTcaaacattagctagctagctaaatgaaAGAAGCACATCCAATAACAAGCTAAGCACCATATTAAATATGTCAGTAAGCGTTTTgttcaggttaaaaaaaacttaacacCTATGTTATTGTCTTTGTGAGACATACACCCTCTTTATTGACAATAAGCATTTTAGCTGTTTGCAAGTTAATGATAAAGGAGAGAACCTAAGCTAGCCAGTTAGCCACTAACGTTAACTTGCAGCTAATAAGTTGCTAGAATGCTAACCTGGTCTTAAAACGCTgtttaggaagaaaacaatgCTATTTCCTCTCGCCGGCCTAGACAACTTTAATAGAAAgttatttgtatttaaattaaACCAAAATTCAAATAATGGGCATTTTAGAATGTTAATTTTAGAGCAAAAACACTTACTTAGCTAGCTGCTACCACACGACTAAAAAGAAGACCCGATACAACGAGTTCCGGTAGAACTTCCGGTTGAACCTGCGTGTGAAAAAGATGCATTCAAACATACTCGGAAATTAGAAAACACTCAGAAATCTACCTACTAAATAATCATAATTTATTGATATATTTGTATAATTATAACTCAAAACAGTCGTTGAAGAAGACTTACTTAACAAATATTCTACAGTTTCTGCATGCTTATCATAAACTCTACTTTTGCTTGCAAGAACAAGTAAAGTGCCTTCATACGAATGTGCAATGTTGTTGTAGTGAGGAAGGTAGGGGGCAGATGGTTATCAGATGATGCATCAAAACTCAACTTGCCTCTGGTTTTGAGTAATGTGGATGCCTTGAAAGTGTTTTGGCTGCATAATAACCCTGATTGCCAGATTTACAAGATTGTATTGGTTACATTTCTACATTATGTGTAAGCTATACAACTACACATTTGACTTATACAGTGGGGTGGGGTTGATAGAGGCTGGGGACAGATTTAATAGGCACAGACAATACttgtttttaattatataatttcCAGGCCAGTCTAAATATCTCAAGATGATTAAGTAGTTTTCCAAACTAATATGGAAATAAATTATAGCTTAAACAGCCAAATCAAAATGGCCACAGAAAAACAACGCTGTTAAACTGTCAGAACACACACTTGAAAATGAGAATCATAactgaatacatttaaaaacataatagacAAAGCACACAAACTGTGCAACatttaatgtttatatttttaattctgCTGAGAAGTAACAATTATAGGACAGTCTCAgatttgaaagtaaaaaaagattttttttaaattatttatttccttttttaccTTTTCCTACTTTAATGGCATGCATTTTACTGATACATAAAAGTTCAGAATGTACCCTTCTGTTTCTTTACCACAATGTACATTATGCAATACACATTCCACCATGTCAgttctgtacagtatgtatcaCTTTGATGATCTCAGTCTTGTTATGATAACGTGCTGTAGAAATACTAGGAATTTTTACTGAAGATTTTGGCTGAGATTCAAGGAGGAAAACCAACAGAGGAGGTTATGCTAGATTCCTCAAATAGTGTCTAAAAGGTGTGTTTAATTCAAGTGCAAATGCTCCCACAGACAAAACCCCACAACAGTGAAGACACAATGCAGAAtttctggtaaaaaaaaaaacaaactattaaCAGTGTGACTGGGATTTCCTTCAAGTAATGTAAAACTGTACTGTGATCTTGTTCATACAGTaatacacaggcacacacacacacacacacacacacacacacacacacacacacacatattttatgAATGTACTTGGCCTATTTAGTTGTTACAAAGGAATTTATATTGTCTAAAATAACGAAGAACTATCGAGGAATGTTGAGCCTGTTTTTaatttggggagggggggggatttAAACGTAAGTGTtcaaatatgttgtttttcattCACATAGAAGAATGGACCCTGTATGATCTCAGGGCgaaaagaaactgaaaaaatgtaaattgaAATATATGAAATATTTCTGCATCATAAATTTGTATATAGACTAAagggttgctgtgtgtgtgtgtgttagtgtgagaGTAAAATAATGTGTGCTATTGcctttttaaatatacatttttttagggCACATTTAAAGGGTGAGTTTAGTATTTCTTATCACTTACCTCTGTATCCAGCAACACAGATCATTTTAACTGCAGGTTTTGATATACATGTCCATCCAGATACTCTGAATAAGCCACCGACCAAACTTTGAACATTTCAGTtgattaaatgtaaaatgacttcacagaaaagactcaagtgtGTTGTTGCTGTTTCAGTTTTACTGGAGAAGATGCACATTTTGCTTGAATGATACTGAAAGTCTCTGATAAGGAAGTTGATTAAATAACAAGCCTCTCTTGATTACTAGTATCCCCCAACTGGAACAGCATGTTTGTGAAGAATATTTATGTGGAGCCAAGAGgagaaaaatgcaaaaacatatttcaaccTGTCATGAAAAGtaacccacccacccacatgATTAACCTGCACAGCAGCATCCAGGAATGTCACTTCAGATGTACAGGGGGTGGAATCTGAAATGACAGGGGGTGGGGGATCAGGCTGAAGTGACTTtacctgcctgcctgtgtgAGACAGAGACCCAGAAGAGGCTCGACACCACTCTGCTCTGACAACGCTGACACAGCTGACCTGAACAGGTAAGAACACAATTATGGTGCAAGAATGGACTTCAAACTAGTTCTGATTTAATGTTGGCTCTGCGGTGTAAGGGCTCGTTACA is a window of Perca fluviatilis chromosome 16, GENO_Pfluv_1.0, whole genome shotgun sequence DNA encoding:
- the cwc15 gene encoding protein CWC15 homolog; protein product: MTTAARPTFEPARGGRGKGEGGGDLSALSKQYSSRDLPGHTKIKYRQPTQDAPEEVRARDFRRELEERERVAARDKTRERGPREHTTSSSSSSSSSKRPRLDQIPAANLDADDPLTDDDEDEDSEEDSDDDDTAALLAELEKIKKERAEEQERKEREQKAEEERIRMENILSGNPLINLAGQQQQQQQQQQMTQSQSTFRVKRRWDDDVVFKNCAKGVDEARKEKRFINDTLRSEFHKKFMEKYVK